A region from the Leucoraja erinacea ecotype New England chromosome 18, Leri_hhj_1, whole genome shotgun sequence genome encodes:
- the LOC129705747 gene encoding uncharacterized protein LOC129705747 isoform X1, protein MEPVEKWNKDLLVLKLLNNKLNSKGNGTKGMIAKNLLQILKIRDCLPLSTPHSDCGAGSCPDLGMSRSERPGYKHITMTSTPKLPVRSHRPLCLSVSSDGNGRYAALESQDFKSSLKSQMDKATGASSSTGSLERASLFCASGSTSTTSNLTGSNEALAKTKSSSRFSRFSAPWNSSSESDSNPPSRTGSKRLKNHSRKTANKTDSPKDSKRGIPEQLQYSEPVIAKVTEYIYVGNVNAAYSGRVLCRNNIDSIIDMSNLPEESNMSLIPCTCTKNVKHSWSRLKVNIRDFSNDDVFPLKEHCFEDINGCISASAEKQKRVLVHCRDGYSLAPTCIIQFLMLKQNMHLLTAYEFVRSKYPLNIKEHHQNLLVTLEKSLRPGKTDPECFKQALSRKIAWT, encoded by the exons ATGGAACCAGTGGAGAAATGGAACAAAGACTTGCTCGTTCTCAAGCTTCTGAACAACAAGTTGAACTCAAAGGGAAATGGGACCAAAG GAATGATAGCTAAGAACCTCCTACAAATATTGAAGATCCGTGACTGTTTACCGCTCTCCACTCCTCATTCAGATTGTGGTGCAG GTTCATGCCCAGATTTGGGAATGAGTAGAAGCGAGAGACCAGGTTACAAACACATAACCATGACCTCCACCCCCAAGCTCCCGGTCCGGTCACACCGACCCCTCTGTCTATCGGTCTCCTCGGACGGAAACGGGCGATACGCAGCTTTGGAATCTCAGGATTTTAAAAGCAGCCTGAAATCCCAG ATGGACAAGGCTACTGGAGCCTCTAGCAGCACGGGATCTTTGGAGAGAGCTTCGCTCTTTTGTGCTTCTGGGTCAACCTCAACGACATCAAATTTAACGGGTTCCAACGAAGCCCTGGCCAAGACCAAGTCTTCCAGCAGATTCTCTCGGTTCTCAGCGCCTTGGAACAGCAGCTCGGAGTCTGACTCCAACCCGCCCTCGAGGACCGGCTCCAAGAGACTCAAGAACCACAGCCGCAAGACGGCGAACAAAACGGACAGTCCAAAGGACAGCAAGCGCGGCATCCCCGAGCAGCTACAGTACTCTGAGCCCGTCATCGCCAAGGTGACGGAGTACATTTACGTGGGGAATGTGAACGCCGCCTACAGTGGACGCGTCCTGTGCAGAAACAACATCGATAGCATCATCGACATGAGCAACCTACCCGAGGAGTCCAACATGTCCCTCATCCCATGCACCTGCACAAAGAACGTAAAGCACAGCTGGTCTCGACTCAAGGTCAACATCAGAGACTTCTCCAACGATGACGTGTTCCCTCTGAAGGAACATTGCTTCGAGGACATTAACGGCTGCATCAGCGCATCAGCAGAGAAACAGAAGCGAGTCCTGGTTCACTGCCGGGATGGGTACTCCTTGGCGCCGACTTGTATCATACAGTTCCTCATGTTGAAACAAAACATGCATCTCTTGACAGCGTACGAATTTGTGAGATCCAAGTATCCTCTCAACATCAAGGAACACCATCAGAATCTCTTGGTGACGCTGGAAAAGTCTCTCAGACCAGGCAAAACGGACCCCGAGTGTTTTAAACAAGCTCTGTCTCGAAAGATAGCTTGGACTTAA
- the LOC129705747 gene encoding dual specificity protein phosphatase 7 isoform X2 produces the protein MSRSERPGYKHITMTSTPKLPVRSHRPLCLSVSSDGNGRYAALESQDFKSSLKSQMDKATGASSSTGSLERASLFCASGSTSTTSNLTGSNEALAKTKSSSRFSRFSAPWNSSSESDSNPPSRTGSKRLKNHSRKTANKTDSPKDSKRGIPEQLQYSEPVIAKVTEYIYVGNVNAAYSGRVLCRNNIDSIIDMSNLPEESNMSLIPCTCTKNVKHSWSRLKVNIRDFSNDDVFPLKEHCFEDINGCISASAEKQKRVLVHCRDGYSLAPTCIIQFLMLKQNMHLLTAYEFVRSKYPLNIKEHHQNLLVTLEKSLRPGKTDPECFKQALSRKIAWT, from the exons ATGAGTAGAAGCGAGAGACCAGGTTACAAACACATAACCATGACCTCCACCCCCAAGCTCCCGGTCCGGTCACACCGACCCCTCTGTCTATCGGTCTCCTCGGACGGAAACGGGCGATACGCAGCTTTGGAATCTCAGGATTTTAAAAGCAGCCTGAAATCCCAG ATGGACAAGGCTACTGGAGCCTCTAGCAGCACGGGATCTTTGGAGAGAGCTTCGCTCTTTTGTGCTTCTGGGTCAACCTCAACGACATCAAATTTAACGGGTTCCAACGAAGCCCTGGCCAAGACCAAGTCTTCCAGCAGATTCTCTCGGTTCTCAGCGCCTTGGAACAGCAGCTCGGAGTCTGACTCCAACCCGCCCTCGAGGACCGGCTCCAAGAGACTCAAGAACCACAGCCGCAAGACGGCGAACAAAACGGACAGTCCAAAGGACAGCAAGCGCGGCATCCCCGAGCAGCTACAGTACTCTGAGCCCGTCATCGCCAAGGTGACGGAGTACATTTACGTGGGGAATGTGAACGCCGCCTACAGTGGACGCGTCCTGTGCAGAAACAACATCGATAGCATCATCGACATGAGCAACCTACCCGAGGAGTCCAACATGTCCCTCATCCCATGCACCTGCACAAAGAACGTAAAGCACAGCTGGTCTCGACTCAAGGTCAACATCAGAGACTTCTCCAACGATGACGTGTTCCCTCTGAAGGAACATTGCTTCGAGGACATTAACGGCTGCATCAGCGCATCAGCAGAGAAACAGAAGCGAGTCCTGGTTCACTGCCGGGATGGGTACTCCTTGGCGCCGACTTGTATCATACAGTTCCTCATGTTGAAACAAAACATGCATCTCTTGACAGCGTACGAATTTGTGAGATCCAAGTATCCTCTCAACATCAAGGAACACCATCAGAATCTCTTGGTGACGCTGGAAAAGTCTCTCAGACCAGGCAAAACGGACCCCGAGTGTTTTAAACAAGCTCTGTCTCGAAAGATAGCTTGGACTTAA